Within the Medicago truncatula cultivar Jemalong A17 chromosome 4, MtrunA17r5.0-ANR, whole genome shotgun sequence genome, the region CCATGTTTATGGTTAATGCCAAAAGCTAAGAAGCACACATACAGAAGATCATGACATAAAAAGGAGAGATGGGAAAAAAAAGTGTTCTATTTACTTGAGTAAAATAGCAATAACATTATATTttctgaaatgattaaaaaaggTATAGATAGTGATTTTGTATATCACCTGATATTTACTGGCTTCAAGATCAGAAAATACTTGCTTTGTAAGCTCACCAAGGAAACGACCTATCAATGTGAGCGAAATTGAAAAGGTTAACATAACTGGACACAGTAATCTCCAAAATTAGCACTAATACATTTATATAATAGATAGCTCTGTTTTTCAAGTCTTTCCCACATCTGCTTCATCTTCTAATTCATTAACCGGTAATAATACCCAGGACCTCCAACTCCTTTTCCCTTGGCTCAAACCAGTTGAGCTACCCAAACTCCCCACAAAAATCACCCATTTATCAGACTACAGATACAAACCACTGGTCTACAAACCCTAATAAATTAATCCTAATCTCCACCCTCAAACCAACTAGTGTTAATCATGTTCTCTTTCCAACAATGACCATACTTGTGGCTTTTTCTTACCAGTAAGTCATATATCAAAACATTTGGGACCAAAATCACTGATTTAACAGACTACAAACAATTAAGCCGATTTATTTTCATCTATTTCATGTCAACAAGTGGAAACATAGGGTTTGAACTTTGAaactttaagaaaataaaaaaaaaactattacaaGACGACACACAAGTTGTCCAATCTACCTCATGACACAACTCCAAAGAAAGAGAGGAAGGGAAGTGTTTTTGTAAGTCGGCAAGTGAAACATTAACTATTGTTGTCTGCAAACTTTGAAACTATGTTGTCCattgtaagaaaataaaattacaaaatagaaaattttgCGAGAAATCATGGCCGGGTTTGTTCTATCCTATGACCATTTCTAAATCAAACATAGACCAGAATTTTGTACTGCTCAATcctttattttagaaaatcaaacAATCCCAACAAGTCTAGTACAAGTATATATAGCAATcacttttttgtattttgtagcacatccaacacaacatcAAGTACATCCTATTATAGGGTAACTAATCTCTGTTatctccctttcttcttctaaaCCCAAGTCTATAATTTTGACTATAAAAAATGGCGATTGTCTACAAATATAATGCAACCCAAGATGTTATGATATTGATGAAGGCTACATTATGAAAATGCCTCCAAATTGGGTCATGCGAAACATAAATTCAATAAATTCCGATACTCCTGATACATCGTCAACATGCTCTTGACACACTGTCAAAAAGTTTGATGTTTATTCTTCATGACTTTTTGCAACTCAAATACACGTTTTAGGTTGAAAGTTGAATCTATCACTTATTAATTGCATCAAATAAAACTTATATAACCATTTCACTCACTCAGCTATTAATCCCTGGTATCTCAATAACATATGAGTGCAACAAATGCAACTTCTATCACTAGTTCACCATTTCATGACACATACAAACTTCCATCATATTTTCGGTCATCATCACTGAACTGCAACAATATATTTACTATactttatgtgattttttttatttgtgcgACATTATTTTTGCCACATTGGTTGTAGTAAAAAGCAAGCACGCAATTGTCAATTGTGATGACTTCATATGTGTCAttacgaaagaaaaaaaaaattaccttgaATGAGATTATCCTGCTTCAAGAATATCTCCCTAAGCCTACTTTGACCACAGGGATTGTATTTAAGATTGAACTTATCAAAGCGGTGAAATGTACTCTTGTCAGCGTGAACGTCCAAAAGGTCAACGTTGAGATCGTAGCtgttaaaagaaattcaaaaacaagattaataatgaaatttatttccaacaaatttcaatcacaattATATCAACAACTTAAATTATAGAAGTCCGTTACCCAGTTAAATCTAGACTCTCAAAAACCTCTCTCAACGTCAGATATGTTCCGTCTCGAAATATTACAACCTGAagaatgttaaaatatacattagtATTCAATTCATGTCAGTTCCTAAGACATTGTTCAAGTAATCTGTAACATAAAGATCATAGAGCACTGCATATCATATTTACTTTTTCACTTAAACATAGGATGTAATCATTTTGAGTGTGTATTTATGCATCTTACAAAACAAGTGATTtgtgataaataaaaaaagttgctGCTAAGTATGGTATAGCACAGGGACAAGGAGTTTTAAACAATCACCTCATCGGGCTCTTTCCTCAGCTTTGACTTTATGAATCTCAAAAGATGTTTCTGATTCATGCATGCTGAGTGGTGGACATGTGTATCCACTTTTCTAACATTATAGAAGTCTCGATGTGGAGCACTTTTCTGGGCGAGAAATTCCCTATCCGCATTGAGCATCAAATGAAGATTGAATTTCTGAATACACACACAAGTTCATCTGTAACTCGAACACAAAGATAGGCTGCAGAGTAATtcttatattcattaatttagACATGTATTTACTTGTTCTAGAAGATTTAGCCTGTGGTGGCATAAAGTTCTGATATTTCCTGCTGCTATAACTCGAAGTATCTGATGAAGGTCGGTGAAAAATGTAGTTGCATCGGCAACAGGAAAAAGCTCTTCATTGGCTGCAAGTAATAGGCAAACATGCATAAAAAACCCAGCTACAAGGGTAACTTCAAAATTAAGAAACTCGATCTACATTAACTTACAGTTTTTGTTTGGATATACATGAATAACTCCATCCTGCATTTCAAAATAATGCTGTGGCGCAACAGAAATAATACTCGTTTAGTTacaggaaaaataaaatgaggagATTAAACTTTTACCAggtgaaaatataaaaatatataaataaaaataactcaCATCAGACTTTCCTTCAGGTGCGTAAAAGAATGGCTCTAGGTTAGGTTTTGGAGTACTGGGATCAGATATAACTTCTTTCTCCCACGGAGCAACTgcttctttaaaaatatatcttttccTCATTTCAAGGCATTCTTGAAGAATCACATAGGATTCAATTTCATCGGGTGATGGAGCCTCTGAacagaaaatattaaaattagtgTTTGCTAAATGATTTTTCTAGAATTGCAAATGTTTTTAGCAAATAATTGTTCGGAGGAAGTGGATTTCAAGAGAATGACTATTATCTGACAGTTCATACCCATAGGAGTAATTCTCAATCGAgcaaaaatttcttgttctgGCTCTTTCCTCAGAATGTCAGCTGCTATTGGATCAGGCTGCACACCATGCAGATCACCAGAAATACTATGAGAACGGATCATACTTGAAGCAGTGATTGCCATCTGCTCTCCATTAGTATTGACATGATTGGGCAAAGTCTCGTATGGATTTTTACCTTCTCCACCCTGCACACAGGTgatttcaaattcaatatcaAAGATAATTCAAATTGTACACTTCCACGAATAGATAAAATTGCATTATGTGATTATCGAAGCATGGCTAAATATTAAGAGAAAAATGCTAAAATTGCAAGCCTAGGGGAGGAGGAAGGGCAGGGGAGGCATTCAAAAAGATGGGAGAAAGAAAGATTGTAACAGTTGCTTATCATATCACGAGTAAGCTTTCTTTAAATATAGAATATCAAATGAATGGTAAACATCATTCATTTAACGGGTGAATTACAGACTTACTACATTTCCATTTGTATGCAGATATGTTGTATCATGTTTGGTGTCTGTCAAATTATCTTCATCGTCTGATCCCTCTACACTTTCAAAGGCACTGGCACTTGCAACAGGAGACTTGGGAGAAGTTGGTCTTATAATATTTCTCTTAAATGAACCATTGTTTGCAGATTTTCCTGTAACATACATATCTTAGTCAGGACAAGTACTGAGATTAGCACTTTCAGTAAGACAGCTCATACATTTACACAGAAATTGTATCCAGTAAAGATGCATAGTATAAGGCAAAGGTGGCAGTAATCTAACAAACATGTTTTTCAATCCTTCTCCCACCCTTTATTCCATAACCATATGTTGATGCTACTCTACTACATTTTTATCCTACCACCCTCACagttaaaacacaaaaaaattaggCGTATATTTTAATTCTACGGACATTGAGGCATAGCGTAAAAACCATAGTGTGCTAAAAGAAAACAATGATCTATCCAATAGCCGTATAGTTGAATTCCAGCTGGATTGGCAGAGAAATGTGGTCCAGAAAGATTGATCCACCAAGAGAAATTATTGAAATGGAATAATCTTTTTCAGTCTTATGATTATTCTGATGTTTCAGTTTATTCCCAATTACTTTCTTCTCTCTAAGACATCCATTTTCCACTATCAACTAAATATATGAATTCAAATTAGTGTTTATAATCTTTTCCAATATCATGTAAATTTTTCAGACAATACTTATTTTATAACACACACTAATGTACTATAATATCATGTGTACTTGCGTGTATGCgaggaaaaaaaacacaatcaagGGAGCAACAATCCCTTCCAATTCACTGAGAATTGACTTCAAAAAGGTCTGTGACCGCAATCTGAGCTCGCGGCAAGATAATGCAAACCATAAGATGACCTTGATTGAGGCAGCATCGACTTTAATTAACCATGATTATccacaatatcaattaaacaCAATCAAAGCTGCATAAACTCATCAAGAATCAAAGCTACTGAAACTGATCAAGAACAGATTAACACACTATTAAACCATTAAACACCAataaataaccaaatcatagctaaactcaattaatcaacaacacaacacatttcatcacccaaaaaaaatcccaaacaaTACCTTCACGGAGTGTTTGCAACCTTGGCAACCCAACCGGAATCCCTTCATCATGCATCAATCCATTTCCCTCAACACCACCAGCAATCGCCGTAACATCCGGCAACGAACCTGAACCACGCCgataaccaccaccaccaccgttcCTTCTCTTAGAACCACCGCGCCGCCTCTCACCACCATCGGAGTCGCCTTCAGGCTCAACCGTACGCGCGAACTCAAGTAACTCTGTCAACGTCTTGCGGTGCATGTAGTACGCCGATACGGCGACGATTGAAGCTCCGAACAGTGCCGCCATAGCCAAATGCACTGCGTGTGCgtccattttctctctctagaaaggtctctctctctataactgaatttagagagagaagaggggATAGAGAAAAACCCTACTGAAAAATGAAGAACGAGTTGTTGACTCAGTGAAAGTATTGTTGCTGGGTGAGTGAGAGCGAGTTGGCTCTGTGTTAAATGGAAGCAATCTTGTTGCATACGAggtatttatacaaaaaaaccaCGTTGTTGTTGAGATGGTATCTTTGCGTCTAACTACGAATATTAATCCTTTAAATCGATTTAACATTTAGACGGTAAAATTCTTTAAGAAATTtgacattgttttattttatggcTAAATTAAAGTTCATAATATTTGATTAAGTTGAAagatgatttttaatatttgattgcGTTGCTCTTTGTATAAATGATGGTAAAAATGATGATTTCATTGATGTATATGAGTTTTCAAtggtaattataattttatctatctataaaataaatacgACAATTATATCTCACTCACTTTTTAGATTGAATAATGTGTATGTGGATTCGAACCGCAACTCTTTCTTCAATGCATATGAGtttctaataataattaaaattttgtctATCCatacaaaaaaatgttaattatatcgctcttgctttttatttattttaggctcTATAGAATGTCATTGTTATACGTAATATTGGGTGATATAGAGATTATACTCACTTTTTATTGAGATATACTATATGCTTAAATAGCATATACTTTTTTCTATTTCAGAAATTCAATTATCACAATATTATTGCACATACTACTATAATTGTTAAAAGATATTATTATCAATAACTTTAAAAAACTGACATGTTTTCCTTGTCTTATCAAATTTCACTGTCATGTTATGCATGTGTGATTGGGAAGTCGGTGAGTGGAGACAAAAGCATCTATATCCATGAATATATGGGTATTACTCATAATAATGTATTGgatggtaaataaataaataaagttaaataaCTCTTTTTTATCAATGTAAATATAgagaaatttgtttttagtccaaAAAAAAAGCCATGTTTATGACCCTACAAAAATTTCGGCATGCTCTTTTAATTCCtgttaatttaaatttgtttaattatttttaaaattttaaatttttaaacaatttttttcaaacatgtttaaaacattttaaaaaaaatcacttataaAAGATTATAATTTGTTAACATTGAATGAACTAAATACTAGTATGTTTAATAGTCAAGAGTTTaagataaaaagaataaaaatttagacctaaaattcaaattttaaactcATTTTTGTGCAAGTAAacaatgtttgaaaaaaaaaaattcgaaattttaaaagattaagaacaattaaataattttgaatttagttAGTCTGCCTTTGTTAAAAATAGACAAATACTTGATGGAATTCTGATTGCGAATGAGGTTGTTGATGAAACTCATAAGACTAAGAAAGAGTTGATGTTGTTTAAGGTAGAGTTTGAGAAAACATATGATTCAGTTGACTGGGAGTATCTTGATTCGGTGATGGATAAAATGTGTTTTCCGACTTTATGGAGAAAGTGGATCAAGGAATGTGTAACGATGGCTACAACTTCTGTTCTTGTTAATGGTAGCCATACAGATGAATTTCCTCTAGGTAGAGGGTTGCGTCAAGGTGATCCGCTTTcaccctttttgtttttaatagcAGCCGAGGTTGAACATTATGATGAAGGCAATGGTTGGGTCAGCTTTGTTTCGTGGTTATAGTGTGGGGTCGAGTAATTTGGTGGTTGTATCTCACCTTCAGTTTGCAGCTGATACGTTACTTTTAAGTGAAAAGAGTTGAGCTAACGCTCGTGCATTGCGGGCTATTCTAGTCCTTTTTTAGGTGGTGTTTGGGTTAAaagtaaattttcataaaagcaTGTTGGTGGGTGTTAA harbors:
- the LOC11411569 gene encoding AMP deaminase, with the translated sequence MDAHAVHLAMAALFGASIVAVSAYYMHRKTLTELLEFARTVEPEGDSDGGERRRGGSKRRNGGGGGYRRGSGSLPDVTAIAGGVEGNGLMHDEGIPVGLPRLQTLREGKSANNGSFKRNIIRPTSPKSPVASASAFESVEGSDDEDNLTDTKHDTTYLHTNGNVGGEGKNPYETLPNHVNTNGEQMAITASSMIRSHSISGDLHGVQPDPIAADILRKEPEQEIFARLRITPMEAPSPDEIESYVILQECLEMRKRYIFKEAVAPWEKEVISDPSTPKPNLEPFFYAPEGKSDHYFEMQDGVIHVYPNKNSNEELFPVADATTFFTDLHQILRVIAAGNIRTLCHHRLNLLEQKFNLHLMLNADREFLAQKSAPHRDFYNVRKVDTHVHHSACMNQKHLLRFIKSKLRKEPDEVVIFRDGTYLTLREVFESLDLTGYDLNVDLLDVHADKSTFHRFDKFNLKYNPCGQSRLREIFLKQDNLIQGRFLGELTKQVFSDLEASKYQMAEYRISIYGRKQSEWDQLASWIVNNDLYSENVVWLIQLPRLYNIYKDMGIVTSFQNMLDNIFIPLFEVTVDPDSHPQLHVFLKQVVGLDLVDDESKPERRPTKHMPTPAQWTNVFNPAFSYYVYYCYANLYTLNKLRESKGMTTIKFRPHAGEAGDIDHLAATFLTAHNIAHGINLRKSPVLQYLYYLAQIGLAMSPLSNNSLFLDYHRNPLPVFFLRGLNVSLSTDDPLQIHLTKEPLVEEYSIAASVWKLSSCDLCEIARNSVYQSGFSHALKSHWIGKEYYKRGPNGNDIHRTNVPHIRLEFRDTIWREEMQQVYLGKFIIPYEIEK